The genomic segment TTTAAAACGATGAGGCTCCATTTTAATTTCAGTAGTAACCTATGCAGACGTTCTGATTTGCCCTGTCAGATGTGGCTTTACCATTACATCCATAGtggtacattttatttcatttaacatgttttcaaagGGGCCCATTCAGAATAAATACAGTCCCAGAGTTTTCAGAGTACATTTCGCAGTGTTAAATATGCAGTGTCAAAGTTCAATGACTTTATCAGAGTTTCTACAACAACAGATTGAGTAGAATGCCCACTAGGAAAGAGTTAATTAAACACCAATTCTGATAAGGACCAAATACACTCGGACACAGTGTTAAATGAACTctttaagtgtttatttaacactgcaaaatgttttagtttgtgctcgtttaaaaacatattcactGTGACAATGTAACAGTGAATTACTTCACTGACTCTCTGATGTGTAACTGACTGGCTGATCTGGTTTCACCAGCAGAGCCACAATGCTGCCATGATACCTATCACTACACACTCAGCATGTGACTCCAATAACTCATGACAAAACTATGAAATTCAAGGCAGAAAAAGGAGACAATGGTTGGAACACCGTAATCCCCCATCACCAACAACGGTCTTTGCATTTTTATCTCACAGAAGACAAGACAACTGATATACTGTTGTAGCACTGTTAACTTGTTTTGTTCGAGAGGTGAAAGCATTAAGACACTGTAGCTTCCTGTCAATATCACAGAGATGAATGAGAATGCTGATTCAGAAAGTGTCTTTACCCATTTTTGTCTGTGCCATGTTGTTCGTCCTCCTCTCCTGCGAGTTTCACCTCAGCCTTTCTCCACACGTGCCTCTCAGGTGAGTGGCTGCTCTCATTGAGTCGTGCTTAGAAGTGCTGCTTTCCCTCGTGTTTATTTGACAGCAGCCGACACACGACACACCTACTACTACCGGTTTGTCCAGCAGTGTCTGTCCTCTGAGTGATCCTGTGTGCAGGTTCCCTGCAGCACTCTTGTGTTCAGTGTCACAAGTAAGGCAACATGCCTCTATATAGGTCTGTCAGGTTTCTCTTTCTGATCCCGTACACATCACTAAATAAGGTGGAATATCATcgttttgatatttttgtgcAACTGtcaaacacttatttatttatttattttactaatcACAATAATCTACCTCaattcaatgctatgtgttggttttttatCTGCTTGCCAAGCAACGtaatttcgttgccagttttcactgctgtgttttctatgcaataacaataaaaggaagtctaagtctaactGTGAGGAAATGTTGTATGTTGCTGTAGTATGTGCTGTCAAGGTGTTGTCAAAACAACTTGTTCTTTTTCACCTTCAGCCCAggttgaaatattttcacattgcCGTATGTACATTTAATGTACATTTATAATCACTCCCCCAGGaccataaacatgttttatgcatCTACAACAAGCATGTTAGGCTTTTGAGAACAATTGTTTCAAGAGGACATGATAGAAAATGTTTGCAAGCAAAATAAGAGTTCATGAGGCAAAAAATAGGGTTCAATACACAGGCAGGGAGTGAGATTTCAGGCAGTGGAGGATTCAAAATCACAAGACCAGAGGCAGTGTCACAGAAAGTTGCTCAAAGATACTGTAGCTGATTAGACGAGCTGCTGGGGGGTGAGTGATAAGTGGAGACTGCATACTAACACTGGTAAGTGAGtaatgtgtgacagtgtgacaatGAACAAGCATGGACCCTGAACCTGAAGAAGTGAAAAAAGAACTCAGCCATTATTATGTTTGATGATTTTCACCTGTGGTTTTCCATACTGTGACCTCACAAAATGCAAAGGCCCCACTGAGCAGCAGGTGAAACTAATCAAGGTGTGGGACATATATTGGAGGTCATTGGAAAATGATAATTTGCAATCTAAACACCTTCCTTTACTCATATATTATGCACAATtgtgttttacattatattGTGTAAAGTCTGCAACTCCACCCTACTGTGTTGTTATAACAGAAGCAGAAATCTACTTATGAATATTCTAATATAATATCTAATAATTAATATTCTACCTACTGTGATGgaaaatacatacaaacacacccaATGTAAGGTTTATCATACAactagtaaagcacattattatttcttgattaagatgtcaaattatagttatttacttgcattcctgaacagaacaTTTTGTTGTAGTGGTTGtggtgaattaaaaaaataaaataaaataacaataacatttttattttttacagttttaaacgtgttttttaaagatttctaaAACATTTATGTCATGTTGTGTGGTCGGAACGGAGCAGGGCGGAAGTACCGGAAACGGAACTATTTCAATGTAACTCAACTATGGCAGCTGTGGCGAAGAAACATGTGCAGACGCCGGGTGAGacttaattattgttttatcgTTGTCTGCTTTTAAAAACCCAACACGATGTTCGTATATGTCTGAAAAACGGAAATGGCGGTGAGCGAAATGCTTCCTCTGCCCTACTACGGAGCTTAGCTTAACTTAAGTTAGCCTTACCGTTAGCCTTCGGGCTAACTTGGTGGTGATTGAGAGTGTGTACTCTGTCTTAAGGCAGCGCCTGGTCATACTATACGATAATACTTTAATGTCAGAACATGTCTGAAAATCATCAGTTGCACTGCAGTAGCGTTGTTTACTAAAACATATGGTACACAAAAAACCACAGACATTAAACATTACAATCACCACAGACATAAATACACACGTTGTAAGATGGTGTTTAAGACTCCTTAAAGTTCCATATTTAGTTCCAAGATTGACTGGTCTCCAGTCTAACCCTATTTAACTCTAGAGACCTAATGATAATAGTCTGCATTTCATGGTTCAGGACATGGTTAGGGTCACAGGCAATGTTCTTAGCATGATGATTCATTTTGACGAAGCAGTTTTGATTTCACAGCAATAGGCAGACTTAAACATGAAGTGGTTGTGGTTAAAGTAAGGGTGTCCAgcagtgtcctaacaagaatagctgtgcaaagcTGTTGTGAGAGGTTGGAGTAATGTattctaatgtgtgtgtttgtgtgacaccGTAGACGAGGAGGAGCCTCAGTCTGAGGACATCGATGACCAGAGTGGCTCTGATGGAGGAAGCATTGATGATGGGTCAGGTGACGAAGAGAGTGCTGGTGAGGAGGCTGAGGACGAAGACGGAGGAGAaggagacgaagaagaagaagaagaagaagaagacgacgacgacgtgGAGGATGATGAATCAAATGCCAACGCCGGCTGGGCAGAGGCCATGGCAAAGATCCTggggaagaaaacaacagagagcaAAAGCAGCATCCTCATTAAGAACAAAGAGATGGACAAAGTAAAGgagcgagagcgagaggagcaactggagagaaagaaagtggtAATCAGACCGTATATACAAACTAATTTGTCCATAGTGAATGTCATGATTAATTGCAAAATTACACaccttaaagggatattttTCAAGTTTTCAATACTCAAATTTATATGGGATTATTTTAACATATCCAAATAATTACAAACACTGTTATGCCAAAAGCATGACATGTCAATCTCAATCCCAAAAGCATCAGTCAGTTCTTCAACTAACCAATTACCTCCTATTAGTAACacatctattaccacaaggtggcagcagcagtagtattTGTTTTAGTGGATGGAGTGTCCTGCCTCCTGTTTGGGTGCAACTTTTTACTTGAATGTTCAAGACTTTCTAAAGCTGCGTTCATGAGCGAATGACTATTAGCGTCCAGACCTAATTCTGCAAACACTGTTCAAAATTCATGTTGGAAATAGAATatgcatgtgggttttttttagccTAGTGTTATGTAATCACAATTCATAGTTATGGCCAGCCTAGTATGTTTGCTATCTATATCTATactgtgtacatactgtatttgtgcTTGTGTCTACCAGGTTGATAAGAGGCGTACATGGGAGATGATGAACAGAGTGAAACCTGACATAGGGAAGGACCGAGAGACGGAGAAAGGTCTACAGAGGATTGCTACCAGGTGTGTACTTATTTCTGTGACGCGGTGTTCAACATTGTCAGAACTCGGTGTCATCTCCGATGTGACGGTGTATTTTACTGCTCAGAGGGGTGGTGCAGCTGTTCAACGCTGTGAAGAAACATCAGAAGACTGTCGACGACAAGCTGAAAGAAGTAGGAGgctcagagaggaagaaagcCAAGATTCTTTCTTCTGTATCCAAGAGAGATTTCATCGATGTGCTGAGGAGGACGGAGGGAGGCAGCAGCAAGACTGAAAAGAACACTGTGAGTTCAGTCATGTCttaatctctgtgtgtgtatatgggcCTGTTTCTAAATGGATATAATACAGCTGCAAACACCACACCACCACTTGGATATGATCAGAAATTGAGGTGCCAGGTTTTTTCCTGTGCAGTAGTTTGCCATGCCATAATTCTTAATCTCAAGTGTCAGGGACAGGGAAACAGAAACTGAGTGCAGCTTAATTTAACGATAATGacacttacatttaaaaactatttcTATTTTGAAAGTATTTTGTTCTTTCCCCATCAGTCTGGCCACTTCAAGAAATTAGACCTATATTTTCAGAATGTGTGGTTTGGTTACATAACCACATACACAGCCAGCTGTAGCATAATCCAACAGTTACTCTTGCATTGTTTTTTCAACttgcattcattaaaaaattTATTTGTAGATGTGACTAGAATTGTGATCCCATGCTCCCAAgacaaaacatatttatcacTTAGTTTCTTATTGCAAACTGTTAAAATACATTTGACCTGTTTTTAGTCAAATAAAGTGTAATTTCACTGCAAGATCACAAGGTGTCAGTGTTGCCTCATAGCATGTTTGAGGAAAAGTGCGAGCTGTAGTgtaacaagtgtgtttgtgtgtgagagcaggctgctgtggaggaggaggagaaacctgCCTGGAGTGTCCTCAGAGACGACTTCATGATGGGAGCCACCATGAAAGACTGGGACAAAGACAGCGATGGAGAAACGGAACCACACACAGGAGACGGAGCAGAAGAAAGTGATTCAGACTGATCAGACCTTCTATTCACTGAAGGGACTGTGATGAGAAGGTCTTCATGGACAGTGTGGGGGGGAAGGAACCCTGAGGAAGATGGACACAATACAGAAAGGGTCCTTTACTGATTGTACtcacaagaaaaacatttttttaatacatgtcACATTCCTGTTTCTGCTTTTGTGTGAAAACGGGGACGTAACAGATGAGAGTGGATGAAATGAAAGAAGCTCCTCAGTGTGGAGCTCCTGCCTCCATCACAGAGTAAGCATCGGTTTTTACTCTTTACTGTTGTGTAAATAGAAATGCTTTGTACAGTGCTGGTTGAATAAACAGCCAAGTCATTTATCATCTACAGTGCAGCGTGCTCTTTCTGAAAACTCCAGGAGCCACAGTCGCATCATAAAAACAGCTGCTCACTGCACTTGTAATCAAACTCACACATGTTGGCATGTGAAGCCACATTAGGTGCTTATTTGGGACACTGGGTTAGTAAAATTATCTtcgtttaaaaatgttgatataCATGTTGCAAACAATTCACATCTTTAACTTTGTATCCATCTAACAGTGTGTGATAGTTAATATTTTTGATGGTATAATTTGGTGATGCTTCCATCATTTGTTTAGTCTGTTACACAGTAAAATAACGTTAATCAAATTGCAAACATGTTATTTGTCAATTACATATTGTCTCTAAATCATTCAACCATAGAGTGTGATTTATACAACACTTTGATGGTTTTGAAGTTCCTGTGTGTAAAGTTTagattaaataattatataattataataaaatgacttatttttttGTATACAAATTGCATACAGATGACAAGATTACATGAAATACATTATAGTAGAGGCCAGGTCAGCTCTGCAAAAGCCACCGTTTTGGACCATCATGtgtttacaatagcccacattTGACTAAACATCTATTGAGTTTTGTTAACTCAACGCTACAAAGATTCTCTCACATTTGGAAGGGAAAGGTGTAGTGACCGATATTCAGCTGTAACATTAAACGTCACTCATAAATGTTGCTAGATTTGACACACTGTACCTTCAAGTACGTCCAGCTGTTGTGCGGAGCtctactgaacacacacacacacacacacctcgccTTTTCTCACACGTGTCGGTGATGTTACTGATTTAATGACAGCATGTGGTTTGCTGCTGTCTGTAGGTGCAGACAGTCACTGAGCAGCTGTCCGGCCTGACAGATGGCAGCCTCTGGTCGGGATGGAGCGAGCAGGGGCCGACAACAGGTCCTGGTAAATAATTTTAAGAACAATGGGATTTTGTGAGGGGTGTGAACATCAATCAATCTGGTGCAGAGCAGGTTCAGTGTGTGAGGGGGGGAGGGAGTGAGTGCACAATGGAGACACAGCTGGAGCAGCGCGCTGTGGAACCTGGCAACATGTGACACATCCAATCAGCCGACAACctgatttgtttgttatgtcACCTTAACAGCACTAACTGGCTCCCACCCATTAATTGCATCATCCAACCAGTGGTCCACTTTATatagtcataattattattatttctgtcagtttttgtcatttacagattaattttgAATTGTTATTGTTCAACTTATAGTTCCATatcaaaacttttatttttgaaattctatgaaatatcatcacaaatgtcATTATGGCTACATattatgtagttttttttaacttccttcACTTCTGTGGCCCCCAGATCATTTAAGTTTCCGACCCCTGAACTAAActcttatttgttttgtggcagtcaacatctgtaatgttgcattaatgtctcctcctttcatttttttcctttcctcctcctttttttactgtgtaagatgctctgctctgctctctgtggGGTTTCATAACCAGAACTGCTCCATATTCTGCTTTGGGCCCAATTAAAGCCTATAAATTGGTCCTGAATGTTGCGGCATTACAACAGGGCAGACAAGGCAGAGAATTGCCTCGAGTCACGAGctgagagagatagagagagcgagagagagagagagagtggggccCCCTGGATTGTTCACAGCAACTACAGTTTTGTAAGTCCCCCCGCCCAAAAGTTTATGATTGACAATGCAAAGAAGACTGCCACAATAGTTCTGTCAGGGAACCCACAAAGAGGTCCCAGGCCACAAGCCTGCTGCCAGAAACTCTTATGCCCAACTTGTGAACCATGAAGTGCACTGCTAACGCCTCAGGGAGTCAAAGGAGAAAGCCAAgaatatgtgttgttgttgagtaAATTACTAAGCACAGgccaaatgtttaatttgttgCAGCAGAAACATTTGGTGTAGGTTGTCAGTAAACATCAATTTGATTTGATGCTGTGCTACCCCCAACCTTGCCATTTCCTTGGCCCACCAAATCCCTTGGAGCGTCCCTGCCTGAATGTGCATGTGAGGATCTCCAAAAGTTCACATCAGGGCATTGATGATTAACTCCTTCACAGACATAGTGATGCGAGGCAACACTACACGTCACACCTTTGTTTAGTCAACTGAGTGTGAAGTGAATGAGAAATTAGTCATCGGCATCTTTTGTGGACAGAAGGTATTCACTTGGTTGCAATATGCAACTTCAAccctagatgccactaaatcccaCACCCTGCATCCATCCAGTCACTGAAGCTGTGGTTGATTTAAGAAAaatggaagagaagagaagaattttttgaatttttaaccAACAAAAATTAGGTGTAATACATTTCATGTATAAACatcatgtgttttgttgtctgtgttCATTTTACACTGTATTCTATTTTCTATGTGTGAAAGAAAGGGCTTTAGGACCCTGCGTCATGACGCATCAGAGGCCAGTGGGCCAGTAGCCGCTGCCGCGCAGTCCCAGAGAGAGAgcgcgtgtgagagagagggagagagagagagagagagagagagcgcgcacTCCTAATGACTCTTTATTCAAATAAGCAGTGGTGAGTCGGAATTGAACGGGTCTCCTCTGCTGCGACAGTGACGCAGTCTCGGTGTGAAGCGGGCTGAGGAGGGAGCACGTGGTAAATCTGAAGGCGGCCACTGCTGTCCACTTGGCACGCGTAAAAGTTCAACCGTTCTCCAACTAGATGGGGTGAGACAGAATACGCGTCAAAGCGCTCTGCACTCGCACCAAGCACAAACTCCCAGCTGAgacttgttgttgatgtttttgtttctgtgacagGAAGACTTTTTGTGACTCTGTGTGGATTTGTGAACACATTGCCTCTCTGTTGACCACAggacagttgtgtttttttttgttgctgtttccCGATGAAGCAATGAATGTGTGAATCTGAGCGGAGGAACCTGGGCTGAAGTGCGGCGGAGGTGCGAGATAACCCTCAGATGTTTTCAACTCTCCCGTTTTCATCCACACATTTAAGACTCGCGCGTTCAGCTCGTGAACACCCAGCGGTACCTCAGCCCTGCGTACGCCCGCGGTGCGACCACCGTGGCTGGGGAACCTGATCATCCGAGTAACGACTCTCTCTCTACCCCACGCCCCCCCCGGTGGAGGCATTTGAATGGATTTTCATGGATACTTTATTGAAACTTGGGAGATAGAATCTAACGGTTTTCAAATACGTGTTCGGGGCCACTTGGCTCGTGTGCGTAAATGCTCTCCACGTTGATCTTTACGCAAGAAATGCGTCTACCTGGcgacatttaaatcaaatattttccagtctgtttttttattttaattttaatttaatttttgttttagatttaaAGACAGTGGTGGAGAAGATGAACCTGTGCGTCGTGAGTCTTCTTCTCACTTTGGATTTAGCCACGGTGGCGCTCAGTCTGTCCACATGCAGCACGCTGGACATGGACCAGTTCAACAAGAAGCGCATCGAGGCCATCCGAGGGCTGATCCTGAGCAAGCTGAAGCTCACCAGCCCGCCGGAGGACTTCCCGGAGCCCGAGGAGGTGTCCCCGGACATTGTCGCCATTTACAACAGCACCAGGGACCTGCTGCAGGAGAAAGCCAACGAACGTGCGGCGACGTGTGAGCGGCAGCGCAGCGAGGAGGAGTATTACGCGAAGGAGGTGTACAAAATCGACATGCAGCCTTTCTACCCGTCAGAAAGTAAGTGTTCGTCCGTGCGTAAAACCTTTGCGTACCCACGTGCAGGCCTTATGTGGTCTCTACTGTTTGCCCATCACTTGAGTGTGAAGTCCCAAATAGTATTTGTGTGGTCACGTGTGCTTGTGattattttggaaaaacagtCCCATCATGCACCGctgaagagtgtgtgtatgtgtgtgtgtgtaagacctTCActgctttaaagctgctgtcagtaaaACCCATGAGTTCAAACTTGtgttaaagagatagttcaggttttttttttttttttgcactttatcAACTCTGACCTCACTGAACGCACTTCTGAGCGCGCCGCTGTTTCCGTAAACTCGCCTGgaacgcagacacacactcaggccCGTGTCATACTCGCTGTGTTTTATGACCCCGGAGAGATGCTTCACATTTCTGCATGGCCACCGTGCCGTTCATACCAAACTGAGCGTCTGCGTCAGTCTCGCATTATGCACATGCATACTCGATCACACATTCCATTCCAGTGACACGGATTTCTCACCTGGATTTTGCCCTCATTTGTTGGTCCTTGTGTTGCTTGAGTGCatgtgttaagtgtgtgtgtggacctccTTGCATAAtttcaagcaagtttccatggttactgtcttcTTCCTTGTCTcctttgaccaaaacaagagtgtgCCAGCAGCTGTaatggaaagtgttgtgctgCAGGGAGCCTGTGCAGTCAGagcatacagtgtgtgtggacTCGACACTATAGGTGTCCTCGTGTGTTTGTCGGCGAAGGGTTTGCACATCACGTGGACTGTAGCGTACCTCTGTGGAAAGTATGACCTAGACATTAGTGTGCTGATCAATCAGTGATTCTTGTATTTAGCAGTCCTGTCTGAGTGATAAAGAGGCTTTGGGTTATTTCTGTGCTGAATCCACCACCTTCAGTTGTGTTGTTCTGTAGCTCAatcattcccagagactgggtcACAGGGGAGATTTTTGGGGGCTCGCCAAATAAGGCTGGACAATACAGCCAAAAGGTCATTCATTATAGAATGATTTAGtctttattgctgtttttattgtgttccttgttttgtgttgtgttatttccTCTATTGACCGTGAGACATGCGCAAGAATTCCATACATACATTGTACTTGTACCTGTGAAAATGGCAACAAATTTCCCTCTCGTCTTCAAGATAAAGTATTCCTAAATCACTGGTTATCGATAATCATCATAATTAATATTAAGACTGAATTGATTAGAGTTAAAGAAACCAGTACATtttggttttaaacatttttatgtaaagaaagcgaaatattaacaattaaaGTATAACATTCAGAGTGATTGCATGTGTTGTATCTCAAAGAGTGTTTGTAAAGTGCATAAGCATATTGTTAGAAGTTGAACTTTTGTTATATTGTGATTATATAGATCTTTTGCTCAACCCTATGACcagttagtttagttagttaTGTTAGGTTAAGTATCAGTTTCAGGTATCAGTCGGAAATGGCTGGTTTCactcattcaaaaataatattgttacagaaatggcaggaAAGATAGAATTAGAAACCTTACATTGAAGTTTGagagtttgccatctttaaaaatgtatatatgaaGCTTGATAAACACTGCTGTGGCTGACCTTGACCCTTTCACCTCTCATGTGGAAAAGACAAACAGTTTCTTTGAGTATATCAAAAGAAAAGAGCATCGCTCTAGAAAACTAGGTAATCACATCAAATGAGACTACGGAGCCATTAACTCTATGATCTCTCCCTCCACATGAGAAACGTGAAACACATGAattgaagtgaaaataaattagCACGACGTTTTGTTTGCCCTGAGGTTTACtttgaattaaatgttttcCTTGGCCTGCCTCTTGTGTAAATACCTTTAAATATGAATAGATTGGGTCTGGTGCCAAGTGCAGCCAGGAAAGCATTCACAGGGTATAAATAATATTGAGTCAACatacagagaggagagagaggagagagaggagagagagaggtcagaaCTGATACCCATTCATGTGAACTGGTGACACTGGCCAGGTCCTCACATCTGGAGACAGTTGCTGACAGGAGAGAGATCAAGCAGTTAACCCTTCAGCTGATAAGACAGATTTATTTAGTCTGTTTCACTTGACACATGAGTggaagttcacacacacaaacactatcAGCCTTATTTGGTCGGGCTCCAGGAAGACCTTGGggacagtgatgtgtgtgtggcacagcgGGCCTGGagaccttttaaaaatgttgggCATCAGGGCGAGGAGGGTgattgaggtgtgtgtgtgtgtgtgtgtacaaagaaGGTTAGGGAGACACCGTTCCAGGCCTCACAGTCATCTATTTAAACCAAGATAGCTGGAAGGCATTGTGTGTATACCCGGCCTGCCACTCGCTCCATGGAAAATTCCAGCAGGCGAGATGCTCTGTTGCTGGGCTAAAGGCGGGTGGAAGGAAACCCCGCCACACATCCACCTCCACCCTGATCTTGTTCCTTCACACCCCTCTGTCAGTCCATCAGCGTTATCTGCAGGTGCTCACAGTAGCCACGGATGCTCTTTCTCACGCCTCCCACGTGTGCAGCGCGTGACGGCGGCGGCAGCACTGATCTGTAGCGTCTGTCGTTCACTCCAGATGTGCGTATCCCGCTCATGTGCAACAGATCTACACGTTTCACTGTATATTTCTGCTGTAAGACACGTGTCGCTCGCATGGAAAATAAGCGCGAGGTCTCTCCCGTGGCTCAAGTGTAGTATGGATGTAAGGATGtcagtgtgatgtcatcatggtTTTCTCCGTTAAGAGATAAGTTAAGAGTGTTGGTGTGTAGTTGGGCTGagtgtcattttaaaaccataCTTGAacttacatactgtacctttttGTCGCCACCAATGTTCCAGTGTTAACCAAAGaggttaatattttttttcgcCGTTTCCTCGTGCTATACGAATTTTGATACACAATATTTGACTGCACAGATGAAGTAAACAGTCCGTGGCAGTTTCACTCGCCAGGCGCCACTACTTCCTGTCTCCTCGCGGCGGCGCTGCTCACGGAatgagggagtttacagcggtaAAAAAGggtggagaaagctacattaagagatgaCATCTGGCTTCAGATGCTCCGACTCCGATGTGAGGATGAGCCCAAGTTGCTCTGGTAGACCCAGAGCAACTTGGGCTCATCCTCACATCGGAGTCGGAGCATCTGAAGCCAGATTGGAGCAGGACATTGAAATAATCACACAAGTTAATATACTCGCGTCTTTATGCGAGTCATCAAAAGTCTCCCAGCAATTTTCAGGGCAGAGCAACCTCTAAAATCTAATAGGAATATTCAGGAAAATGAGTTTTGAAACCAACATGTGTACTTTCCACTATAGAAAGACAAACAGTCACTCACGTCTGACAGGGACATGGTGCCCGCTGCTGTAAATCTCCTGTCAGAACACTTATAATCCTGGCAAAGCTttttaaactgcatttaaagAAGGGCTGTTTGTTACAGGGAGGGAACGTGGTGTGCCAGAGATTTACTACTTATTTGCAAAGCAAATGTGGAGCACATGCTGCCCgcttgcttttatttattgagcTGAATTCAAAGGCACTAATTACTTTCCCCATCAGGTAGCGATTCAGCACATTACACACTTTGAACCACTCGTCGACGGACGCTTGTGTCGCATTAAAAACGCGAGCGTTCAAACAGTTCAAATAACCAGTGTGAAAACTCACAAACGAGGCGACATGAAACATTAGAGCTACTTCAACAATG from the Solea senegalensis isolate Sse05_10M linkage group LG9, IFAPA_SoseM_1, whole genome shotgun sequence genome contains:
- the rrp15 gene encoding RRP15-like protein, which produces MAAVAKKHVQTPDEEEPQSEDIDDQSGSDGGSIDDGSGDEESAGEEAEDEDGGEGDEEEEEEEEDDDDVEDDESNANAGWAEAMAKILGKKTTESKSSILIKNKEMDKVKEREREEQLERKKVVDKRRTWEMMNRVKPDIGKDRETEKGLQRIATRGVVQLFNAVKKHQKTVDDKLKEVGGSERKKAKILSSVSKRDFIDVLRRTEGGSSKTEKNTAAVEEEEKPAWSVLRDDFMMGATMKDWDKDSDGETEPHTGDGAEESDSD